A DNA window from Micromonospora sp. NBC_01739 contains the following coding sequences:
- a CDS encoding HNH endonuclease translates to MLSQINGLSRHFTEETLRAYLLSRSTRADNGCLVVRGYGPQRGVYQKLAGRAWAHIAAYVVFVGGYDPTFEVHHDCGTPDCIEPSHLRQLSHADNCRERTQRPQCRNGHDRETDPVTGRLRRACRACNRQAQQRWRERQAATVADARATYGRQPS, encoded by the coding sequence ATGCTGTCCCAGATCAACGGACTGTCGCGACATTTCACTGAGGAGACCCTGCGGGCCTACCTGCTGAGCCGCTCCACGCGTGCCGACAACGGATGCCTCGTCGTGCGTGGCTATGGCCCTCAGCGCGGCGTGTATCAGAAACTGGCCGGTCGGGCCTGGGCGCACATCGCCGCATACGTGGTCTTCGTCGGTGGCTACGACCCTACCTTTGAGGTCCACCACGACTGCGGTACCCCGGACTGCATCGAGCCCAGCCATCTGCGTCAGCTCAGCCACGCGGACAACTGCCGGGAACGTACCCAACGTCCGCAGTGCCGCAACGGCCACGACCGGGAAACCGATCCCGTGACGGGCAGACTGCGGCGGGCCTGTCGAGCCTGCAACCGACAGGCCCAGCAGCGGTGGCGCGAGCGCCAAGCCGCAACGGTCGCCGACGCCCGCGCCACGTACGGACGCCAGCCGTCCTGA